A region of Acidisarcina sp. DNA encodes the following proteins:
- the phoU gene encoding phosphate signaling complex protein PhoU, with product MIRLRFQQSLDDLKEKLLVMAGMSEQAIQRAIEAYRTRDISICDLVVRSEMAINRLERSIDQMAIDLLAMEQPTAIDLRFILSVIKINADLERVGDAAVTITERVRDLQAFPPVELPVDIQRMASLAAGMIRKALQAFIEADAELAQTVLTMDDSVDKLNENAFFALSNVMKEKSSLAPQALNALMISRSLERVADHATNIAEDVIFWVRGADVRHYLSTSERPREKDEGTEPA from the coding sequence ATGATACGGCTCAGGTTTCAACAAAGCCTTGACGACTTGAAGGAAAAGCTGCTGGTGATGGCGGGGATGTCCGAGCAGGCAATCCAGCGTGCCATTGAGGCATATCGCACTCGCGACATCTCGATCTGCGACCTCGTGGTGCGCAGTGAAATGGCAATCAATCGCCTGGAGCGCTCCATCGACCAGATGGCCATCGACCTTCTTGCGATGGAACAACCTACTGCCATCGACCTTCGATTCATCCTGTCGGTAATCAAGATTAACGCGGATCTGGAACGGGTAGGCGATGCTGCGGTGACGATCACCGAGCGTGTCCGCGACTTGCAGGCGTTTCCTCCTGTGGAGCTGCCGGTGGATATCCAGCGCATGGCCTCGCTGGCCGCGGGAATGATCCGCAAAGCGCTGCAAGCCTTTATTGAGGCGGACGCTGAGCTGGCGCAGACCGTGCTGACGATGGATGACAGCGTAGACAAGCTCAACGAAAATGCGTTCTTTGCGCTCTCCAACGTGATGAAGGAGAAGTCCTCGCTGGCTCCGCAGGCGCTGAACGCGCTCATGATTTCACGCAGCCTGGAGCGCGTTGCCGATCACGCCACGAATATTGCGGAAGACGTGATCTTCTGGGTGCGAGGCGCGGATGTGCGCCACTACCTCAGTACGAGTGAGCGCCCGCGAGAGAAGGATGAAGGAACGGAGCCAGCCTAG
- the pstB gene encoding phosphate ABC transporter ATP-binding protein PstB, which yields MGVGIQVTDLNAWYGSNHALLSINMNIPANHATALIGPSGCGKSTFVRCLNRMHETNPSARATGEVRIGDIEIYSEASPVEIRRRVGMVFQRPNPFPTMSIYDNVASGLRLNGFRNKRVLDEVVERSLQSSALWDEVKDDLHKKSGASLSGGQQQRLCIARALAVDPEVLLMDEPASALDPVSTAKIEDLIFQLKTQYTIVIVTHNMQQAARVAETTGFFLLGKLVEFDSTHKIFTNPSDKRTEDYITGRFG from the coding sequence GTGGGTGTCGGGATTCAAGTCACCGATTTGAATGCATGGTATGGATCGAATCATGCACTTCTCTCGATCAACATGAACATTCCTGCCAATCACGCGACAGCGCTGATTGGCCCATCGGGATGCGGCAAATCGACGTTTGTTCGCTGCTTGAACCGCATGCATGAAACGAATCCATCGGCACGCGCTACCGGAGAAGTGCGCATCGGCGACATTGAGATTTACTCCGAGGCATCTCCGGTTGAAATCCGGCGTCGTGTCGGCATGGTCTTCCAGCGCCCCAATCCTTTCCCCACCATGTCAATCTACGACAACGTTGCATCCGGACTGCGGCTGAACGGCTTCCGCAACAAGCGCGTGCTGGATGAAGTCGTGGAGCGCTCGCTGCAGAGTTCGGCGTTGTGGGATGAGGTGAAGGACGATCTGCACAAGAAGTCTGGCGCCAGCCTCTCCGGCGGCCAGCAGCAACGGCTTTGTATTGCGCGTGCTCTGGCGGTCGATCCCGAGGTGCTGTTGATGGATGAGCCGGCCTCGGCGCTCGATCCCGTATCCACCGCAAAGATTGAAGACCTGATCTTTCAGTTGAAGACGCAATATACGATCGTCATCGTCACGCACAACATGCAGCAGGCAGCGCGTGTTGCGGAAACGACCGGCTTCTTTCTGCTGGGCAAGCTCGTGGAGTTCGATTCGACGCACAAGATTTTTACCAATCCATCCGACAAGCGCACCGAGGATTACATCACAGGCAGGTTTGGATGA
- the pstA gene encoding phosphate ABC transporter permease PstA, whose protein sequence is MAQRSNPSAANRLWRDAVNNIATVLAVVSTILVVTPLVAIFVYLLYKGAHSLNFAFFTQAPKPVGEAGGGMANSILGSAILLGVGSVVGVPIGIGAGIFLAEFGRGGRLANTVRFTADVLNGVPSIVMGIAVYSLIVLPQKHFSALSGGVALGIMMIPTITRTTEEMLLMVPHAIREAALGLGVPNWRSVLSITLKTASAGVITGCMLAFARVAGETAPLLFTAFGNQFWSTNLNEPIAALPLQIFVYAISPYDEWHRLAWAGALVLIALIVVAVSLVRYVASRGILKGAN, encoded by the coding sequence ATGGCTCAAAGGTCCAATCCGAGCGCCGCGAACCGGCTATGGCGCGATGCGGTGAATAACATTGCCACGGTACTGGCCGTTGTAAGCACGATTCTTGTGGTTACTCCGCTGGTGGCTATTTTCGTCTATCTACTTTACAAGGGCGCTCACTCGCTCAATTTCGCTTTCTTCACGCAGGCACCCAAGCCGGTTGGCGAGGCGGGCGGCGGCATGGCGAATTCGATTCTTGGTTCGGCCATTCTGCTTGGCGTCGGCAGCGTTGTCGGTGTCCCTATCGGCATCGGCGCGGGCATCTTTCTTGCGGAGTTTGGCCGAGGGGGACGACTGGCGAACACAGTTCGTTTTACCGCGGACGTCCTGAACGGAGTGCCCTCGATTGTGATGGGCATAGCGGTCTATTCGCTGATAGTGTTGCCGCAGAAGCATTTTTCTGCCCTCTCGGGAGGCGTGGCGCTCGGCATCATGATGATTCCGACGATCACACGTACCACGGAGGAGATGCTGCTGATGGTGCCGCACGCGATTCGTGAGGCCGCGCTTGGCCTGGGCGTTCCCAACTGGCGTTCCGTGCTGTCGATTACCTTGAAGACCGCATCTGCAGGAGTCATTACCGGATGCATGTTGGCCTTTGCGCGCGTGGCGGGAGAGACGGCTCCTCTGCTTTTCACCGCATTTGGCAACCAGTTCTGGAGCACCAATCTTAACGAGCCGATCGCCGCGCTACCCCTGCAGATCTTTGTATATGCCATCTCTCCCTATGACGAATGGCACCGATTGGCATGGGCCGGAGCGCTGGTACTGATCGCACTGATTGTGGTTGCGGTCTCGCTCGTGCGTTACGTGGCGTCGCGCGGCATATTGAAAGGGGCGAACTAG